A window of the Fusarium poae strain DAOMC 252244 chromosome 3, whole genome shotgun sequence genome harbors these coding sequences:
- the CYM1 gene encoding Mitochondrial presequence protease (MEROPS:MER0015270~BUSCO:2975at5125) produces MLRNAAAGARKAVTELSQFPKPGEKLHGFTLVRSKHVPELELTALHLQHDKTGADYLHIARDDSNNVFSIGFKTNPPDDTGIPHILEHTTLCGSEKYPIRDPFFKMLPRTLSNFMNAFTASDHTFYPFATTNAQDFKNLMSVYLDSTLHPLLKKSDFTQEGWRIGPENPLAEDDASKKLVFKGVVYNEMKGQMSDAGYLYYIRFHDHIFPDINNSGGDPQKITDLTYEQLQKFHAEHYHPSNAKVFTYGDMPLIDHLKQVDAQLQAFEKIQGDKKIHEPVTLRGPKEVTLYGPLDPLVDQDRQYKTSVSWIMGDTTDILESFSLALLSTLLMDGYGSPLYRGLIEAGMGADWSPNAGYDSSAKKGIFSIGLTGVQEGDVPKLKDKVQQILRDARDKGFDKTKIDGSLHQLELSLKHKTANFGFSMLNRLKPKWFNGVDPFDSLAWNDTINGFQAKMAEGNYLEGLIDKYLLNDNTLTFTMAPSTTYGEDLAKEEQDRLSTRIQAAIKEAGSEEKARKHFEKQEQELLVEQNKTNTEDLGCLPTVYVKDIPRSKEAVVVRDENANGTKIQWHEAPTNGLTYFRAINTLENLPDELRELVPLFTDSIMRLGTKDMNMEQLEDLIKLKTGGVSVGYHCTPSPTDFHAASEGLIFTGMALDHNVPVMFDIIQKLVLGTDFDSPEAALRIRQLLQASADGVVNDIASTGHRFAMGSAESGLTRSAWLRQQVSGLSQVQLVTSLASRPETDKLEDVISKLKQIQNLALAGGNLRTAITCGSESVAANGASLQNFMGNLSRDPLNLKNPSPRQLPKDSKTFYPLPYQVYYGGLSVPTTSYTSAEGAPLQILSQLLTHKHLHHEIREKGGAYGGGAYSRALDGLFGFYSYRDPNPQNTLSIMRNAGQWAVDKKWTDRDLEEAKISVFQGVDAPKSVNQEGMGRFLSGITEEMKQKKREQLLDVSKDQVREAAQRYLVDGLTNGEGRVAFLGEKQSWVDGEWQIREMNVKGAE; encoded by the exons ATGCTTCGCAACGCCGCTGCTGGCGCTCGCAAGGCCGTAACGGAGCTGTCACAATTCCCAAAACCTGGCGAGAAGCTCCATGGTTTCACCCTTGTTCGATCAAAGCACGTCCCGGAGCTCGAATTGACGGCTCTACACCTTCAACACGACAAAACCGGCGCCGACTACCTCCACATCGCTCGCGACGACAGCAACAATGTCTTCTCAATTGGCTTCAAGACGAACCCTCCGGATGACACCGGTATTCCTCATATCCTCGAGCACACGACGCTGTGCGGTAGCGAAAA ATATCCTATTCGAGACCCCTTCTTCAAGATGCTCCCGCGAACTCTATCGAACTTCATGAATGCCTTCACAGCCTCGGACCACACCTTCTACCCCTTCGCAACAACCAACGCGCAGGACTTTAAGAACCTCATGTCCGTGTATCTGGACTCAACGTTGCATCCGTTGCTCAAAAAGTCCGACTTTACCCAAGAGGGTTGGCGAATTGGCCCGGAGAACCCCCTTGCCGAGGATGACGCGAGCAAGAAGCTGGTATTCAAGGGTGTTGTGTACAACGAGATGAAAGGCCAAATGTCGGATGCTGGCTATCTATACTATATTCGATTTCACGACCACATCTTCCCTGATATCAACAATTCTGGTGGCGACCCGCAGAAGATCACCGACCTCACATACGAGCAGCTGCAAAAGTTCCATGCCGAACATTACCACCCCAGCAACGCCAAGGTCTTTACCTACGGTGATATGCCCCTGATTGATCACCTGAAGCAAGTTGACGCGCAGCTCCAAGCTTTTGAGAAGATCCAAGGGGACAAGAAGATTCATGAGCCAGTCACGCTCCGCGGCCCCAAGGAAGTAACCCTCTACGGCCCCCTCGaccctcttgttgatcaagaTCGTCAGTACAAGACGTCCGTCTCATGGATCATGGGCGACACTACTGATATTCTCGAATCGTTCTCTCTGGCTCTTCTCTCGACCCTTTTGATGGATGGTTACGGTTCCCCTCTATACCGTGGTCTTATTGAGGCTGGTATGGGAGCCGATTGGAGCCCCAACGCCGGTTATGACAGTTCCGCCAAGAAGGGAATCTTCTCCATTGGTTTGACTGGTGTCCAGGAGGGCGATGTGCCCAAGCTCAAGGATAAGGTCCAGCAGATCCTGCGAGATGCGCGTGATAAAGGTTTCGACAAGACAAAAATTGACGGCTCACTGCACCAATTGGAGCTGTCACTCAAGCACAAGACTGCCAACTTTGGCTTCTCTATGCTGAACCGCCTTAAGCCAAAGTGGTTCAACGGTGTCGATCCTTTCGACTCATTGGCATGGAATGATACCATCAATGGCTTTCAAGCCAAGATGGCCGAGGGCAACTATCTGGAGGGTCTTATCGATAAGTACCTTCTCAACGACAATACCCTGACATTCACCATGGCTCCCTCAACAACATATGGTGAAGACCTAGCGAAGGAGGAGCAGGATAGGCTTTCCACTAGAATTCAGGCGGCGATCAAGGAGGCTGGAAGCGAGGAGAAGGCGCGAAAGCACTTTGAgaagcaagagcaagaattGTTGGTCGAGCAGAACAAGACGAACACTGAAGATCTTGGCTGCTTGCCAACTGTCTATGTGAAGGATATTCCCCGAAGCAAAGAGGCCGTCGTTGTTCGAGACGAGAACGCCAACGGAACCAAGATTCAATGGCACGAGGCACCCACCAACGGCTTGACATATTTCCGTGCCATCAACACGTTGGAGAACTTGCCAGATGAGCTTCGTGAGTTGGTTCCTCTGTTCACTGACAGCATCATGCGCCTCGGTACCAAGGACATGAACATGGAACAGCTTGAGGATTTGATCAAGCTCAAGACTGGCGGCGTTTCGGTCGGATACCACTGCACACCGTCTCCCACGGATTTCCATGCTGCTAGTGAGGGCCTCATCTTCACTGGTATGGCACTGGACCATAACGTTCCTGTTATGTTTGACATTATCCAGAAACTTGTTCTGGGAACCGATTTCGATAGCCCTGAAGCCGCACTCAGGATTCGCCAGCTTCTCCAGGCTTCCGCGGACGGCGTTGTCAACGATATTGCATCAACTGGACATAGGTTTGCCATGGGAAGCGCAGAGTCTGGCCTTACCCGATCAGCGTGGTTACGACAGCAAGTGTCTGGCCTTTCTCAAGTGCAGCTGGTGACTTCTCTCGCTAGCCGCCCTGAGACAGACAAGCTTGAGGATGTCATCTCTAAGCTAAAGCAGATTCAGAACCTTGCACTTGCCGGTGGAAATCTCCGTACCGCAATCACTTGTGGCTCAGAGAGCGTTGCAGCAAACGGGGCTTCGCTGCAGAACTTTATGGGCAACCTTTCTCGCGACCCCTTGAACCTGAAGAACCCTTCACCTCGACAGCTTCCCAAGGACAGCAAGACCTTCTACCCTCTACCTTACCAAGTCTACTATGGTGGGTTGTCAGTACCGACCACTTCATACACATCAGCAGAGGGTGCGCCTCTTCAAATTCTGTCACAGCTTCTTACACACAAACACCTTCATCATGAGATACGTGAGAAGGGTGGCGCGTACGGTGGCGGTGCTTACTCTCGAGCCCTGGACGGTCTTTTCGGCTTCTACTCTTACCGCGATCCCAACCCCCAGAACACGCTCAGCATCATGCGAAATGCTGGCCAATGGGCTGTTGATAAGAAGTGGACGGATCGTGATTTGGAGGAGGCCAAAATCTCTGTGTTTCAAGGGGTCGATGCGCCCAAGTCTGTGAACCAGGAGGGTATGGGCCGTTTCCTCTCGGGCATCACCGAAGAGATGAAGCAGAAGAAGCGCGAGCAACTTCTGGATGTTAGCAAGGATCAGGTTCGCGAGGCCGCACAGCGTTACCTTGTGGACGGACTGACCAATGGTGAAGGCCGAGTGGCTTTCCTTGGTGAGAAGCAGTCATGGGTTGACGGCGAGTGGCAGATTCGCGAGATGAACGTCAAGGGCGCCGAGTAA
- a CDS encoding hypothetical protein (BUSCO:30408at5125), producing the protein MPNDEASRLLHARISQLEQDAAGEKDQELEIGASDLVVHNGGTPANMNRTYADTWMLQNKIDHLTKRCSELLADMRRLERENQKNKRRGDNLQKERDASRTELSKTVGLKEKLEKLCRELQRDNNKMKNENKELQTTQKRNNTHWDEKYATLLSKLEGYQEEKDTPKKQVVDMEVDELFRVRFKSFIEQYELRELHFHSLMRTKELEVQYHMARYEREKKNAEAESTKARHLQGQVQAFTKTETELRNQLNVYVDKFKQVEDTLNNSNDLFLSFRKEMEDMSKKGKRLEKENEALKRQKEATAANILRMAEERQGWRKKTETAEKKTEKLRSIIQQMQQQGRKVPPGMINTVESGYSDSHGGNEGDESDYSEEEGEEEELSEFDDDTEEETQGNDQATPVAYGPERPPQPVTSAATNGH; encoded by the exons atGCCTAATGACGAGGCTTCGCGCCTGCTCCATGCGCGTATATCGCAGTTGGAGCAGGATGCGGCGGGAGAGAAGGACCAAGAGTTAGAAATCGGTGCGTCTGACCTCGTTGTTCACAATGGCGGCACGCCAGCGAACATGAACCGCACATATGCTGATACGTGGATGCTACAGAAC AAAATCGATCACCTTACCAAGAGATGCAGCGAACTCCTGGCCGATATGCGACGACTGGAGCGCGAGAATCAGAAGAACAAGCGACGTGGAGATAACCTACAGAAGGAGAGAGATGCAAGCCGAACCGAACTGAGTAAGACCGTGGGCTTGAAGGAGAAGTTGGAAAAGCTTTGTAGAGAACTGCAGCGTGACAATAACAAGATGAAG AACGAGAACAAAGAACTTCAGACAACTCAGAAGCGTAACAACACACACTGGGATGAGAAGTATGCCACTCTATTATCGAAACTAGAAGGCtaccaagaagaaaaggatacACCAAAGAAACAAGTTGTCGACATGGAAGTCGACGAACT TTTCCGGGTCCGCTTCAAGTCCTTTATCGAGCAATACGAGCTCCGAGAGCTGCATTTCCACTCGCTAATGCGCACCAAAGAACTCGAGGTCCAGTACCACATGGCGCGATacgagagagaaaagaagaatgcCGAAGCAGAATCAACCAAGGCTCGACACCTTCAAGGGCAAGTCCAAGCTTTTACCAAGACCGAAACTGAGCTTAGAAATCAACTCAATGTGTATGTCGATAAGTTCAAACAG GTAGAGGATACCTTGAACAACAGCAATGACTTATTTTTATCGTTTCGCAAGGAGATGGAGGACATGTCCAAGAAGGGCAAGCGATTGGAGAAGGAGAACGAGGCTTTGAAGCGCCAAAAAGAAGCGACAGCTGCCAACATCCTCCGCATGGCCGAAGAACGGCAGGGCTGGAGGAAGAAGACAGAAACCGCCGAGAAGAAGACTGAGAAGCTTAGGAGCATCATCCAGCAGATGCAGCAACAGGGTCGTAAGGTGCCACCCGGCATGATCAACACTGTCGAGAGCGGTTACTCGGATAGTCACGGAGGAAACGAGGGCGACGAAAGCGACTATTCTGAAGAAGAgggcgaagaagaagaacttaGCGAGTTTGACGACGATACAGAGGAGGAAACTCAAGGCAACGATCAAGCGACGCCAGTAGCATACGGTCCTGAGCGTCCTCCTCAGCCAGTTACCTCGGCCGCAACAAACGGGCACTAG
- the SPE1 gene encoding Ornithine decarboxylase (BUSCO:22081at5125), whose product MATAVLDTYNHNVNHPHIALKKPIFRESIEQHDVITPKQLIGQALHQRVEAIDHEMCEPGDEDTFFVADLGEVYRQHLRWKKNLPRVRPFYAVKCNPDPQIIKLLSELGTGFDCASKTEIEQVLASGLSPDRIIYAQPCKTNSYVRYVKSVGVKQMTFDNADELYKIAKLYPGAELFLRIMTDDSESLCRFSMKFGAAMDTTEGLLALAKDLGLNVVGVSFHVGSGASDPLAFYKAVRDAHTVFQQARDFGFAMRTLDVGGGFCGETFEAMANVLRGALDEFFPPHSGVEIIAEPGRYYVATAFTIACNIIARRTVEDPTLDGKGYMLYVNDGVYGNFSNIMFDHQQPTAKILRASGKTLFETAAAKPTPVGEGFEYSIWGPTCDGIDRITDSTRFDPILDVGDWLYFEDMGAYTKCSATQFNGFSNAHDVIYVCSEPGAKALLGL is encoded by the exons ATGGCAACGGCTGTCCTCGACACTTACAACCACAATGTTAATCACCCTCATATCGCATTAAAGAAACCCATTTTCCGGGAATCTATTGAGCAACATGACGTGATTACCCCAAAGCAACTCATTGGCCAAGCTCTCCACCAGCGCGTGGAGGCCATTGACCATGAGATGTGTGAGCCTGGCGACGAAGATACATTCTTCGTTGCCGACCTCGGCGAGGTCTACCGCCAGCATCTCCGCTGGAAGAAGAATCTCCCTCGAGTCCGACCCTTCTATG CCGTCAAGTGCAACCCCGATCCTCAGATCATCAAGCTTCTATCTGAGCTCGGCACCGGCTTCGATTGCGCCTCCAAGACCGAGATTGAGCAGGTTCTAGCTTCAGGCCTCAGCCCCGACCGCATCATCTACGCCCAACCCTGCAAGACTAACTCGTACGTCCGATACGTCAAGTCTGTGGGCGTCAAGCAGATGACTTTTGACAATGCCGACGAGCTCTACAAGATCGCCAAGCTCTACCCAGGAGCCGAGCTCTTCCTCCGCATCATGACCGACGACAGCGAGTCTCTGTGCCGCTTCAGCATGAAGTTTGGTGCTGCCATGGACACCACCGAGGGTCTCCTCGCCCTGGCCAAGGATCTTGGTCTCAACGTTGTCGGCGTTAGCTTCCACGTTGGCTCTGGTGCCTCCGACCCTCTCGCCTTCTACAAGGCCGTTCGCGACGCCCACACCGTTTTCCAACAGGCACGCGACTTTGGATTTGCCATGCGCACCCTTGACGTTGGTGGTGGCTTCTGTGGCGAAACCTTTGAGGCTATGGCCAACGTCCTCCGTGGCGCTCTCGATGAATTCTTCCCGCCTCACAGCGGCGTCGAGATCATCGCCGAGCCTGGTCGCTACTATGTTGCTACCGCTTTCACCATCGCCTGCAACATCATCGCTCGCCGCACCGTCGAGGACCCTACTCTCGATGGAAAGGGTTACATGCTCTACGTCAACGACGGTGTTTATGGAAACTTCTCCAACATCATGTTTGACCACCAACAGCCCACTGCCAAGATCCTCCGCGCTTCTGGCAAGACCCTCTTCGAGACTGCCGCCGCCAAACCCACTCCTGTCGGCGAGGGCTTTGAGTACTCCATCTGGGGTCCTACCTGTGATGGTATCGATCGCATCACTGATAGCACTCGTTTCGATCCCATTCTTGACGTCGGTGACTGGCTTTACTTTGAGGACATGGGCGCATACACCAAGTGCTCTGCCACTCAGTTCAACGGCTTCTCCAACGCTCACGACGTC